The Kosakonia sp. SMBL-WEM22 sequence TCAACTGGCCAACCGTTTTTTTCAGCAAAAGCGCCTGGCACCGCTGCAGGGATTCGATTTAGACGCGTTGAAAAGCGCGCGCATCAGCCTGCTGTTTTGCCTGCCGGTGCTGGAGCTGGGCCTCGAATGGCTGGATGGCTTTCATGAAGTGCTGATCTACCCTGCCCCTTTTATCGTTGATGATGAGTGGGAAGATGATTTTGGCCTCGTGCATAACCAGCGCATGGTGCATTCCGGGCAGAGCTGGCAGCAGGGCCCCATCGTGCTCAACTGGCTCGACATTCAGGACTCCTTTGACGCCTCCGGTTACAACCTGATTATTCATGAAGTGGCGCACAAGCTTGATATGCGCAACGGCGATCGCGCCAGCGGTATTCCGCTGATCCCGCTGCGCGATGTGGCGGCCTGGGAGCACGATCTGCGCGCCGCCATGGAGAACATTCAGGATGAGATCGATCTGGTCGGCGAAAGCGCCGCCAGCATTGATGCCTATGCCGCCACCGATCCCGCCGAATGCTTCGCGGTGCTCTCGGAGTATTTCTTCAGCGCGCCAGAGCTGTTTGCCCCGCGTTTCCCCGCCC is a genomic window containing:
- the mtfA gene encoding DgsA anti-repressor MtfA, with protein sequence MIKWPWKNRESADEADLPWQDALNIPVLANLSPDEQSKLVQLANRFFQQKRLAPLQGFDLDALKSARISLLFCLPVLELGLEWLDGFHEVLIYPAPFIVDDEWEDDFGLVHNQRMVHSGQSWQQGPIVLNWLDIQDSFDASGYNLIIHEVAHKLDMRNGDRASGIPLIPLRDVAAWEHDLRAAMENIQDEIDLVGESAASIDAYAATDPAECFAVLSEYFFSAPELFAPRFPALWQRFCHFYQQDPLSRLRGQPGSHGERANPVH